Proteins from a single region of Takifugu rubripes unplaced genomic scaffold, fTakRub1.2, whole genome shotgun sequence:
- the LOC115248679 gene encoding uncharacterized protein isoform X3 encodes MDILLLPSTTSISPEVQTTPKMSMQLELKDVILRTGDQLKIKGFVLHDADRQLGVGVKRDAKYPTSYTEARKSRLC; translated from the exons ATG GACATATTGCTGCTGCCATCAACTACTTCCATATCTCCAGAGGTCCAAACCACACCCAAAATGAGCATG CAACTTGAATTAAAGGATGTGATTCTGAGAACTGGAGATCAGCTGAAGATTAAGGGGTTTGTTTTGCATGATGCAGAcag ACAGCTGGGTGTTGGGGTGAAGAGAGACGCGAAATACCCAACCTCTTACACAGAGGCAAGGAAGTCAAG attgtgttga